The following coding sequences are from one Brienomyrus brachyistius isolate T26 chromosome 15, BBRACH_0.4, whole genome shotgun sequence window:
- the ezh2 gene encoding histone-lysine N-methyltransferase EZH2, protein MGLTGKRSEKGPVCWRKRVKSVYMRLRQLKRFRRADEIKSMFNSNRQKILQRTDILNQEWKTRRIQPVRIMTSVSSLRGTRECTVDSGFSEFSRQVIPLKTLNAVASIPVMYSWSPLQHNFMVEDETVLHNIPYMGDEVLDQDGTFIEELIKNYDGKVHGDRECGFINDEIFVELVTALNQHSDNEDEEEDQHEYKLEKMDLSEGKDEDDPRKGQLNSSDGTECSKKFPSDKIFEAISSVFPDKGSPEELKEKYKELTEQQLPGTLPPECTPNIDGPNARSVQREESLHSFHTLFCRRCFKYDCFLHPFHATPNTYKCKNTENLTDSKPCGHNCYMYLIQDSTMRECPASLVPDRAKTPSKRAGGRRRGRVANSSNGSRPSTPTVSAETKDTDSDHEAGNGDVNDKDEEDKDETTNSSEANSCLQTPVKLKVNSEPAEPKEWSGAEASLFRVLIGTYYDNFCAIAKLIGSKTCRQVYEFRVKESSIIARAPIDDVDTPPRKKKRKHRLWATYCRKIQLKKDGSSNHVYNYQPCDHPRRPCDSSCPCVTSQNFCEKFCQCSSECQNRFPGCRCKAQCNTKQCPCYLAVRECDPDLCLTCGAAEHWDSKNVSCKNCSIQRGAKKHLLMAPSDVAGWGIFIKEPVQKNEFISEYCGEIISQDEADRRGKVYDKYMCSFLFNLNNDFVVDATRKGNKIRFANHSVNPNCYAKVMMVNGDHRIGIFAKRAMHTGEELFFDYRYSQADALKYVGIEREMEIP, encoded by the exons ATGGGCTTGACTGGTAAGCGATCAGAGAAAGGCCCCGTGTGCTGGAGAAAGCGAGTCAAGTCTGTGTACATGAGGCTCCGCCAGCTCAAGAGGTTCCGCAGAGCCGATGAGATCAAG AGCATGTTTAACTCCAATAGGCAGAAGATCCTGCAGCGCACCGATATCCTAAACCAGGAGTGGAAGACACGCCGGATACAGCCAGTGCGCATCATGACGTCCGTGAGCTCCCTCCGTGGGACCAGAGAG TGTACCGTGGACAGCGGCTTTTCAGAGTTCTCCAGACAAGTTATACCCCTCAAGACTCTCAATGCAGTGGCGTCCATACCTGTGATGTATTCCTGGTCCCCTCTTCAGCACAATTTCATG GTTGAGGACGAGACTGTTTTGCATAACATTCCCTACATGGGGGACGAAGTCCTAGACCAGGATGGCACCTTCATTGAAGAGCTTATTAAAAACTATGATGGCAAAGTCCATGGAGATCGAG AATGTGGTTTCATCAATGATGAGATATTTGTAGAGCTGGTCACTGCTCTCAATCAGCATAGTGACAAtgaggatgaagaggaagaCCAGCatgagtacaaactggagaagaTGGACCTTAGTGAAGGCAAGGATGAGGATGATCCCAGAAAGGGCCAGCTGAACAGCTCGGATG gcactgaatgttctaaaaAATTCCCTTCCGATAAGATATTTGAAGCCATCTCTTCCGTGTTTCCAGACAAGGGATCACCAGAGGAACTCAAAGAGAA GTACAAGGAGCTGACGGAGCAACAGCTTCCTGGGACGCTGCCCCCGGAGTGCACCCCCAACATCGACGGGCCCAACGCCCGCTCTGTACAGCGGGAGGAGAGCCTGCACTCCTTCCACACCCTCTTCTGCCGACGCTGTTTCAAGTACGACTGCTTCTTGCACC CTTTCCATGCAACTCCAAACACATACAAGTGTAAGAACACAGAGAACTTGACAGACAGCAAACCCTGTGGCCACAACTGCTACATGTACCTCATACAG GACAGTACGATGCGAGAGTGCCCGGCCAGCCTGGTGCCAGATAGGGCCAAGACGCCGTCCAAGCGTGCAGGGGGGCGCCGGCGGGGCAGGGTTGCCAACAGCAGCAATGGCAGCCGGCCCAGTACCCCCACCGTTAGTGCAGAGACCAAAGACACGGACAGCGACCACGAGGCTGGCAATGGTGACGTCAATGACAAGGACGAGGAGGACAAGGACGAGACCACTAACTCCTCGG AGGCCAACTCCTGCTTGCAGACTCCCGTGAAGCTGAAGGTGAACTCTGAGCCAGCGGAGCCCAAGGAGTGGAGTGGCGCCGAGGCCTCCCTATTCAGGGTGCTCATCGGCACCTACTACGACAACTTCTGTGCCATCGCCAAGCTCATCGGCTCCAAGACCTGCAGACAG GTGTATGAATTCAGGGTCAAAGAGTCCAGTATCATTGCACGTGCTCCCATAGATGATGTGGACACTCCACCCAGgaagaagaaaagaaaacacaG GTTGTGGGCCACGTATTGTAGGAAAATCCAGCTGAAGAAAg atgGTTCCTCAAACCATGTGTATAACTACCAGCCTTGCGACCATCCTCGCCGGCCGTGTGACAGCTCGTGCCCCTGTGTCACTTCGCAGAACTTCTGTGAGAAGTTCTGCCAGTGCAGCTCAGAGT GTCAGAACCGCTTCCCAGGTTGCCGCTGCAAGGCGCAGTGCAACACCAAGCAGTGCCCCTGCTACCTGGCCGTCCGCGAATGCGACCCCGACCTGTGCCTCACCTGCGGTGCTGCTGAGCACTGGGACAGTAAGAATGTCTCCTGCAAGAACTGCAGCATTCAGAGGGGTGCCAAAAAG CACTTGCTGATGGCCCCGTCTGACGTGGCTGGCTGGGGCATTTTCATCAAGGAACCAGTGCAGAAGAACGAGTTCATCTCTGAGTACTGTGGAGAG ATAATCTCCCAGGATGAGGCTGACCGCCGAGGAAAGGTGTACGACAAGTATATGTGCAGCTTCTTGTTCAATCTTAACAATG ACTTCGTCGTGGATGCAACGCGGAAAGGCAACAAAATCAGGTTTGCCAATCATTCCGTGAATCCCAACTGCTATGCAAAAG TCATGATGGTCAACGGCGATCACAGAATAGGCATATTTGCCAAGAGAGCCATGCATACTGGCGAGGAGCTGTTCTTTGATTACAG GTACAGTCAAGCCGACGCCCTGAAGTATGTGGGTatcgagagagagatggagatacCCTGA
- the cul1b gene encoding cullin-1b has protein sequence MSSSRNQNPHGLKQIGLDQIWDDLRKGIQQVYTRQSMAKSRYMELYTHVYNYCTSVHQSNQARGAGVPPSKPSKKAPTPGGAQFVGLELYKRLKEFLKNYLTNLLKDGEDLMDESVLKFYTQQWEDYRFSSKVLNGICAYLNRHWVRRECDEGRKGIYEIYSLALVTWRECLFKPLNKQVTNAVLKLIEKERNGETINTRLISGVVQSYVELGLNEDDAFAKGPTLSVYKEHFETQFLADTERFYTRESTEFLQQNPVTEYMKKAEARLLEEQRRVQVYLHESTQDELARKCEQVLIEKHLEIFHTEFQNLLDADKNEDLGRMYNLVSRITDGLGELKKLLETHIHNQGLAAIEKCGEAALNDPKMYVQTILDVHKKYNALVMSAFNNDAGFVAALDKACGRFINNNAITKMAQSSSKSPELLARYCDSLLKKSSKNPEEAELEDTLNQVMVVFKYIEDKDVFQKFYAKMLAKRLVHQNSASDDAEASMISKLKQACGFEYTSKLQRMFQDIGVSKDLNEQFKKHLSNSEPLDLDFSIQVLSSGSWPFQQSCTFALPSELERSYQRFTSFYASRHSGRKLTWLYHLSKGELVTNCFKNRYTLQASTFQMAILLQYNTEDMYTVQQLADSTQIKTDILVQVLQILLKSKLLVLEDENANVDEVDFKPDTLIKLFLGYKNKKLRVNINVPMKTEQKQEQETTHKNIEEDRKLLIQAAIVRIMKMRKVLKHQQLLAEVLNQLSSRFKPRVPVIKKCIDILIEKEYLERVDGEKDTYSYLA, from the exons ATGTCGTCCAGCAGGAACCAAAATCCACACGGACTGAAACAGATTGGGCTGGACCAGATCTGGGATGACCTCCGCAAAGGCATACAGCAGGTGTACACCAGACAGAGCATGGCCAAGTCACGATACATGGAACTTTACAC ACATGTCTATAACTACTGTACAAGCGTGCACCAGTCCAACCAGGCCCGGGGAGCCGGTGTGCCCCCCTCTAAACCTTCCAAGAAGGCGCCGACACCTGGGGGGGCCCAGTTCGTTGGGCTGGAGCTGTACAAACGGCTGAAGGAATTCCTGAAGAACTACTTGACAAACCTTCTCAAG GATGGGGAAGACCTGATGGATGAGAGTGTGCTGAAGTTCTATACACAGCAGTGGGAGGACTATCGGTTCTCCAGCAAGGTGTTAAATGGTATCTGTGCCTACCTCAATCGACACTGGGTCCGCCGCGAATGCGACGAAGGGCGCAAAGGCATTTACGAAATCTATTCG CTGGCCTTGGTTACATGGAGAGAGTGCTTGTTTAAACCTTTAAATAAACAA GTGACAAATGCAGTTTTGAAGCTGATCGAAAAGGAACGCAATGGGGAAACAATCAATACCAGGTTAATCAGTGGTGTTGTCCAGTCGTACG TTGAACTGGGCCTGAATGAAGATGATGCCTTTGCTAAAGGACCCACATTATCTGTGTACAAAGAGCACTTTGAGACTCAGTTCTTGGCAGACACAGAGCGTTTCTACACAAGGGAAAGCACAGAGTTCTTGCAGCAAAATCCTGTTACTGAATACATGAAAAAG GCAGAGGCACGGCTTCTGGAAGAACAGCGAAGAGTTCAGGTCTACCTCCATGAGAGCACGCAGGACGAGCTGGCACGCAAGTGTGAGCAGGTGCTAATCGAGAAGCACCTGGAGATCTTCCACACGGAGTTCCAGAACCTGCTGGATGCCGACAAGAACGAAG ATCTGGGCCGGATGTATAACCTTGTGTCCCGGATCACGGATGGTTTGGGGGagctgaagaagctgcttgaGACACACATCCACAACCAGGGGCTGGCTGCCATCGAGAAGTGTGGAGAAGCTGCTCTCAAT gatCCTAAAATGTACGTCCAGACCATCTTAGACGTACATAAAAAGTACAATGCACTAGTAATGTCGGCCTTCAACAACGATGCCGGCTTTGTGGCGGCGTTAGACAAG GCTTGTGGCCGATTCATCAACAACAATGCAATCACCAAGATGGCTCAATCTTCAAGTAAATCACCAGAGCTCCTGGCCAGATACTGTGACTCTCTACTGAAAAAGAG TTCAAAGAACCCAGAGGAAGCAGAACTGGAAGACACTCTGAACCAAGTG ATGGTGGTCTTCAAGTACATTGAGGACAAAGATGTGTTTCAGAAGTTCTACGCTAAGATGCTGGCGAAGCGATTGGTCCATCAGAACAGTGCCAGTGACGACGCGGAGGCCAGCATGATCTCAAAGCTGAAG CAAGCATGTGGCTTCGAATACACCTCTAAACTGCAGCGCATGTTCCAGGACATCGGGGTGAGCAAAGACCTCAACGAGCAGTTCAAGAAGCATCTCTCCAACTCAGAACCGCTGGACT TGGACTTCAGCATCCAGGTCCTCAGCTCCGGTTCCTGGCCCTTCCAGCAATCCTGCACATTTGCCCTGCCGTCCGAG CTGGAGCGGAGTTACCAAAGATTCACGTCCTTCTACGCCAGCAGACACAGCGGCCGCAAGCTGACCTGGCTTTACCACTTGTCCAAAGGGGAGCTGGTCACCAACTGCTTCAAGAACCGATACACGCTACAG GCATCCACTTTCCAGATGGCCATCCTACTGCAGTACAACACAGAGGACATGTACACCGTGCAGCAGCTGGCTGACAGCACGCAGATCAAAACG GATATATTAGTGCAGGTTCTGCAGATTTTGTTGAAGTCAAAATTATTG GTTCTAGAAGATGAGAATGCCAACGTTGACGAGGTCGACTTCAAGCCCGACACCTTAATAAAACTGTTTCTCGGATACAAGAA TAAGAAGCTGCGAGTCAACATCAACGTGCCCATGAAGACTGAGCAGAAGCAGGAGCAAGAGACGACCCACAAGAACATTGAAGAGGACAGGAAGCTTCTCATACAG GCTGCTATCGTCAGAATCATGAAGATGAGAAAGGTGCTGAAGCATCAGCAGCTGCTGGCGGAGGTCCTGAACCAGCTGTCCTCGCGCTTTAAACCCAGGGTCCCCGTCATTAAG AAATGCATCGACATCCTGATAGAGAAGGAGTACCTCGAACGTGTCGATGGAGAGAAGGATACGTACAGTTATTTGGCTTAG